Proteins from a genomic interval of Nostoc sp. TCL240-02:
- the mutS gene encoding DNA mismatch repair protein MutS codes for MTASHSETPSTKPDASTFISDHQQVDRSKLSQMYLHYVETKDKYPHAVLLYRVGDFFECYFQDAVKLAQELELVLTSKQAGEQGRVAMSGVPHHAWERYATMLVEKGYAVVICDQVEDASEAAGRLVRREVTRILTPGTLLEEGMLKSSRNNYLAAVVIAANHWGLAYADISTGEFLTTQSSDLEHLRQELMRLQPSEVLVPTNAPDLGSLLRPGETSPHLPECLPPSFCYSLRSQVPFSQGEARPRLLQKFKVRSLEGLGCDHLPLAVRAAGGLLEYLEDTQKENPVPLQKLRSYTVTDYLIVDSQTRRNLEITQTVRDGTFHGSLLWSLDRTSTAMGGRALRRWLLQPLLDIKGIRARLDTIQELMENTPLRQDLRQLLRQIYDLERLTGRAGSGTANARDLVALADSLSRLPELSHLVTEAHSPFLKALQKVPSVLEELAQKLHAHLVESPPILIKEGGLIRPSVNPLLDERKATVEADQQWIANLEVDERAKTGISTLKVGFNKTFGYYISISRTKADQVPANYIRKQTLTNEERYITPDLKEREARILSARDDLNQLEYEIFTALREEVAQEAEVIRNLSRAVAAADVLCGLAELAVHQGYCRPEMLPGREINIVDGRHPVVEQSLPAGFFVPNSTQLGQESLVISHLSLADNQEQITNDNPDLIILTGPNASGKSCYLRQVGLIQLMAQIGSFVPARLAKLGICDRIFTRVGAVDDLATGQSTFMVEMNETANILNHATSRSLVLLDEIGRGTATFDGLSIAWAVAEYIAVDIRARTIFATHYHELNELASIVPNVANYQVTVKELPDQIIFLHQVQPGGADKSYGIEAGRLAGLPAVVIQRAKQVMGQIEKHSKIAMGLQNLD; via the coding sequence ATGACCGCCTCTCACTCTGAAACTCCATCTACCAAACCCGACGCAAGTACTTTTATTTCTGACCATCAACAGGTGGATCGCAGTAAGCTAAGTCAAATGTACCTGCACTATGTCGAGACGAAGGATAAATATCCTCACGCGGTATTGTTGTATCGGGTAGGAGATTTCTTTGAATGCTATTTCCAAGATGCTGTAAAACTAGCACAAGAATTAGAATTAGTCCTCACTAGTAAGCAAGCTGGGGAACAGGGAAGAGTGGCAATGTCTGGTGTTCCACATCACGCTTGGGAACGCTACGCAACGATGCTAGTAGAAAAAGGTTATGCAGTCGTAATTTGCGACCAAGTAGAAGATGCTTCGGAAGCTGCTGGTAGATTGGTGCGGCGGGAGGTAACGCGCATTCTTACACCCGGCACTTTGCTAGAAGAAGGAATGCTCAAATCCAGTCGCAATAATTACTTGGCAGCAGTAGTAATTGCCGCAAATCATTGGGGTTTAGCTTATGCAGACATATCTACAGGGGAATTTCTTACTACTCAAAGTAGTGATTTAGAACACTTGAGACAAGAATTAATGCGCTTGCAACCATCAGAGGTGCTAGTTCCGACAAATGCGCCTGATTTGGGTAGCTTGCTGCGTCCGGGAGAAACTTCGCCACATCTGCCGGAGTGTTTGCCACCATCATTTTGTTATAGTTTGCGATCGCAAGTTCCATTTTCTCAAGGCGAAGCTAGACCTAGATTATTGCAGAAATTTAAGGTGCGATCGCTCGAAGGACTAGGTTGCGATCATCTTCCCCTCGCTGTTCGTGCGGCTGGCGGTCTTCTAGAATACCTGGAAGATACCCAAAAGGAAAACCCAGTTCCCCTTCAAAAACTCCGCAGCTACACTGTCACCGACTACTTAATTGTTGATAGTCAAACCCGCCGTAACCTGGAAATTACCCAAACCGTCCGGGATGGCACTTTTCACGGTTCCCTACTCTGGTCATTAGATAGAACGAGTACAGCGATGGGTGGGCGGGCTTTACGGCGGTGGTTATTGCAACCACTACTCGATATTAAAGGCATTCGGGCACGTCTTGATACCATCCAAGAATTGATGGAAAATACACCCCTGCGTCAAGATTTGCGGCAGTTGTTACGCCAAATTTATGACCTAGAACGCCTCACGGGAAGGGCTGGTTCTGGTACAGCTAATGCTAGAGATTTAGTAGCTTTAGCAGATTCTCTCTCACGTTTACCAGAATTATCGCACTTAGTTACTGAAGCGCATTCTCCATTCCTCAAAGCTTTGCAGAAAGTCCCAAGTGTGTTGGAAGAATTAGCACAAAAGTTACACGCGCACCTTGTGGAGTCGCCACCCATACTAATCAAAGAAGGCGGATTAATTCGCCCTAGCGTCAATCCTCTTTTGGATGAAAGGAAAGCGACTGTAGAAGCAGACCAGCAATGGATTGCCAACTTAGAAGTTGATGAGAGGGCTAAGACGGGAATTTCGACATTGAAGGTCGGATTTAACAAAACTTTTGGTTATTACATCAGTATTTCCCGCACCAAAGCTGACCAAGTACCTGCTAATTACATCCGCAAGCAAACCCTGACCAATGAGGAACGTTACATCACCCCAGATTTGAAAGAACGAGAAGCCCGGATTCTCTCGGCGCGGGATGATTTAAATCAGTTGGAATATGAGATTTTTACGGCGTTGCGGGAAGAGGTAGCACAAGAGGCGGAAGTAATTCGCAATCTATCTCGTGCAGTCGCGGCGGCAGATGTATTGTGTGGTTTGGCTGAGTTGGCAGTGCATCAAGGTTACTGTCGTCCAGAAATGTTGCCAGGAAGAGAGATAAACATTGTTGATGGCCGTCATCCGGTGGTGGAACAGTCTTTACCTGCGGGTTTCTTTGTGCCGAATTCGACTCAATTAGGTCAAGAGTCATTAGTCATTAGTCATCTGTCATTAGCAGATAATCAAGAACAAATAACAAATGACAATCCCGATTTGATTATCCTTACCGGGCCAAATGCTAGCGGCAAAAGTTGTTATTTGCGTCAGGTGGGATTGATTCAGTTAATGGCGCAGATTGGTAGTTTTGTACCAGCTAGATTGGCCAAATTGGGAATATGCGATCGCATTTTCACCCGTGTAGGGGCAGTAGATGATCTTGCAACTGGTCAATCTACCTTCATGGTGGAAATGAATGAAACGGCGAATATTCTCAACCATGCCACATCTAGGTCGCTGGTATTATTAGATGAAATTGGCCGGGGAACAGCAACATTTGATGGTCTTTCTATCGCTTGGGCAGTGGCAGAATATATCGCAGTGGATATTCGGGCGCGAACGATTTTTGCTACTCACTACCATGAATTGAATGAGCTAGCTAGCATTGTACCGAATGTAGCTAATTATCAAGTGACGGTGAAAGAATTACCCGACCAAATTATCTTTTTACACCAAGTCCAACCGGGAGGCGCAGATAAGTCTTACGGTATTGAAGCTGGAAGATTGGCGGGTTTACCAGCAGTGGTGATTCAACGAGCCAAACAAGTGATGGGGCAAATTGAGAAACATAGTAAAATTGCGATGGGGCTGCAAAATCTGGATTAA
- a CDS encoding lipid-A-disaccharide synthase, with amino-acid sequence MTQVDILILSNGPGEITTWVRPVVRALRQQFGDDRNQVRISVILSPCSNASGKEAAIALSYPEVDRVQAAEHFWQFLLWGKTFENWDWRSRGVVVFLGGDQIFPVVIGKKLGYRTVVYAEWSARWHNWIDRFGVMKPEVAARVPQKYAQKFTVVGDLMVEASSHLSNDKGLMTNDIDASATSHSVGQKTELIGLLPGSKAAKLAQGVPLILSIAEYVHAKRPQTKFVIPVAPTLDLETLASFADPQRNSIAEIFGFGGASLIVPEDGRGKALLKTATGVTVELWQENPAYHLLSQCCICLTTVGANTAELGALAVPMIVLLPTQQLDAMRAWDGLPGLLANLPGVGTPFANVINWLFLKFVRRKGLLAWPNIWAQEEIVPELMGKIQPPEIGEMVVDLLAHPEKLDHIRAKLRNIRGESGAAQKIAQIICEEIEK; translated from the coding sequence ATGACTCAAGTAGATATTCTCATTTTATCAAATGGCCCTGGTGAGATAACAACCTGGGTGCGCCCAGTAGTCAGGGCATTGCGGCAACAATTCGGCGATGACCGAAATCAAGTGAGGATCAGTGTAATCTTATCACCTTGCTCAAATGCTAGTGGTAAAGAAGCTGCGATCGCACTTTCTTATCCAGAAGTAGATAGAGTACAGGCCGCAGAGCATTTTTGGCAATTTTTGCTCTGGGGTAAAACTTTTGAAAATTGGGACTGGAGAAGTCGCGGTGTAGTTGTTTTTCTGGGTGGCGATCAAATTTTCCCTGTAGTTATAGGTAAAAAGCTTGGATATCGCACAGTGGTTTACGCCGAATGGTCAGCCAGGTGGCATAACTGGATTGATCGTTTTGGTGTGATGAAACCCGAAGTTGCTGCCCGCGTCCCCCAAAAATATGCTCAAAAATTTACCGTTGTAGGTGATTTGATGGTAGAAGCTAGTAGTCATTTGTCCAACGACAAAGGACTAATGACTAATGACATAGACGCGTCAGCTACTTCCCACAGCGTAGGACAAAAGACTGAATTGATTGGTCTACTCCCTGGATCAAAAGCAGCAAAATTAGCCCAAGGAGTACCATTAATTTTAAGCATTGCCGAATATGTTCACGCAAAAAGACCGCAAACTAAATTTGTGATTCCTGTAGCCCCAACTTTGGATTTAGAAACTTTAGCTAGTTTTGCCGATCCTCAAAGGAACTCTATTGCTGAAATCTTTGGTTTTGGTGGTGCTTCCTTAATTGTCCCAGAAGACGGTAGAGGCAAAGCATTGCTCAAAACAGCAACGGGCGTAACTGTGGAACTGTGGCAAGAAAACCCCGCATATCACTTATTATCCCAGTGCTGCATCTGCCTGACTACAGTGGGAGCAAATACTGCCGAACTCGGTGCTTTGGCAGTGCCAATGATTGTTTTACTACCAACCCAGCAACTTGATGCTATGCGTGCTTGGGATGGTTTACCTGGGTTGTTAGCAAATCTGCCAGGGGTAGGTACACCCTTTGCTAACGTAATCAATTGGTTATTCCTAAAATTCGTGAGACGCAAAGGTTTATTAGCATGGCCAAATATCTGGGCACAGGAAGAGATAGTACCAGAACTTATGGGTAAAATTCAGCCGCCAGAAATTGGGGAGATGGTTGTAGACTTATTAGCCCATCCAGAAAAATTGGATCATATCCGCGCTAAACTCCGTAATATTCGTGGCGAAAGCGGTGCAGCCCAGAAGATAGCACAGATTATTTGCGAGGAAATTGAGAAGTAG